In Chloroflexota bacterium, a genomic segment contains:
- a CDS encoding WXG100 family type VII secretion target — MARIIVAPDDLERFARSLRRFTDEVSEGASELQGQFAGLGQTWSDRQHAKFAEEFKQMMLALEEFTRAADEQIPSLLRRAQRVREYLDQR; from the coding sequence ATGGCTCGAATAATAGTGGCTCCCGATGATTTGGAGCGTTTCGCCCGGTCGCTAAGGCGGTTCACGGACGAAGTTTCTGAAGGAGCATCTGAATTACAAGGACAGTTCGCTGGCCTTGGACAGACTTGGAGTGACCGCCAGCATGCGAAATTTGCCGAGGAGTTCAAACAAATGATGCTTGCGCTCGAGGAATTCACTCGTGCAGCCGATGAACAGATTCCGTCCTTGCTTCGTAGAGCTCAGCGAGTACGTGAATATCTAGATCAGAGATGA